The genomic stretch AACTTTTACAAATCTTAGCTTGGCACAGAGAATTTTGGAATTTGCTCAAAGATTTCGTGGTATAAGATACTCATACGGTGGAACATCGCCATCAACTGGTTTTGACTGTTCAGGATTTGTTCAGTTTGTGTTCAAAAACTTTGGAATAAATTTAGAAAGAACAGCAGCTGACATGGCAAAAACAAATGGTGTGAGAGTTTCATATAGTGAAATTAAACCGGGAGATTTGCTTTTCTTTGACACAGATGGCGGGAAAAATTATATAAATCATGTTGGCATATATTTAGGTGGTGGCAAGTTCATTCATGCATCAAGTGCAAGGGGACGTGTAACAGAAACTGACCTAAATTCATATTATGGAAGATTTTTTATGATGGCAAAAAGAGTCATAAGATGAAAGTAAAAAGGGGCTTTTTCCTGAAAATCAGAAAGGAAGAAGCCCCTTTCAAGTTTAAAAGTGCTTTTTACTTTTTTATCAAAGGCAAAATCAGGTTTTTGACATCTTCCTCGTTTTCAATGGTAACGTCAACTTTCTTGAGCTGCCAAACCTCATTATGAGAAATTTCTTCGCCCGGTGCAACAAGGTAAAGTGGACTTAGAGTTTCCATCTCAAGCATGAAATCGGTTGTATATGTTTCGTAAGAACATCCAAAGTCAGGGTACTCTGCACCGTCTACATGTTTGTATTGTTTTATAAACAGATTACCATCATTTAAATAACAAGCCCATCCATCCAAATTTGGATATCCAATCTTAAACGGTGGCTTGCAGTTTTTATCCTGTTTTAGAATAATAAAATCCTCTCCCCACAAGACTCTGTGGTCGTTAAGTTTTGTATATGGCCACATGACCAAAGGATAGCTTGGTAAAAGTCCTGTATCAATCTTTGGAATTGGCATGACCTCAACTCCACCAGGTGCCATTACAGAAAGCGCCCAAATTGCGAACTTAACTTCAAAAAGACCATTGTTCTTGATTTTATACGTAACATAAGCTTCTGGTTCGGTTGGGTGAAACTTAAGTTCAATAGTTTTTTGCAAAAATGTAGTGGTTTCTGTGGGCTGTTTTAGAATTATACCGTTTTCAACAATTTCAAAATCAATTTTTTGGTTATCAGGGAAATATGTGCGCTCAATAGCTTCCGGACTGTGCCACAGTCTTGTTCCGCCGTATATTCTCCACTCATCACCCCCAACTTTTCCTGCCTGTTCTTCTACCACGCAAAAGACATTTTTGTCACCTTCAAATCCAAAATGAATTATTCTTGGACCCACATCTGTTGTGACAATCGCTTCAATTTTTCCGTTAGAGATTTTATAACAGTTTTCCCAGCCCATATATTCGACTTTTTTTACCTCAACCATTTTTAACCTTTTCCCCCTTCTCAATTTATTTTGAAAAATATACAGGGTTAGAATATAATTAAATTATACCTTATCAGGTTGTATTTTCACAAATCAAAAAACAAAAAAGTTGTGTAGATTCATTTTTTCTTTGACAATTTTTAGATGGTAAAAGGGAGAGAAAGGGCAGAGAAGATGCTAAAAAAATTCAAGCCTGATATGATATGCAAAAGTATATTGGATATTGACCTTGAAACTCTTCTAAAAAGAGGAATAAACTATCTCATTATCGACATAGACAACACCATAGTTGCGTGGGGTGAATTTGAGGTAAGAGACGAGATTATTGAGTGGCTTGAAAAGGCTCAAAAGATGGGATTTAAAATTTGCCTTGTTTCGAACAACCAGAAGGATAGAGTCAAAAAAATAGAAAGTATGCTTGGCATTCCTGCCATCTATAATGCTAAAAAGCCTTTGAAATCTGGATTTTTAAAAGCATCGCAGTTGCTTCATCAGGGCAAGAAAAATAATCAAACAGCTGTGATAGGTGACCAGTTTTTTACAGATGTCATAGGTGCAAAAAGGTTAAAACTCTTTGTGATTTTGGTAAGGCCAATGAAAGAAAAGGAGTTTTTTGTAACAAGGATAAACAGGATTTTTGAAAAGAAAATATTAAAGTACTACGAAAAGGATGAGAGGGAATGAAAAAGCTTTTTTTGATTGGCAAGAGCTTAAAACACTCAATTTCACCTTTTATTCATAACAGGATTCTTTCTGAGTTTGATATTGATGCGATTTATTCAAATTTAGAACTTCTTGACACTGAAAAGCTAAAAGAATTTGTTGAGATGGTGAGAAAAGATGAGGATGTTGTTGGATTTAACATAACAATCCCATACAAGGAAGATATTTTAAAGTTTTGTGATGAAGTCTCAGAAGATGTCAGAATAATAAAAGCGGCAAATACAGTGAAAAAAGAAAATGAGAAGCTTTTGGCTTACAATACAGACTGGATAGGTTTTAAAAGAAGCTTGGAGGATATGGAAGTTGATGTGAAAGACAAGAAGATATTGGTACTTGGTAGCGGTGGTGCGGCAAAAGCTTGCATCTATGGACTATACAGGATGGGGGCAGAAGAGGTTTTTGTTGCAAACAGAACATATGAAAAGGCAGAAAGTTTAAAAGAGACTTTTCAAAACATTTTAAAAATTGTTCCAGTTGAGTGGATAAGAAGATATGAATTTAAATACGATATAATTATTAACACAACATCTGTGGGAATGTTTCCGAATATTGAAAGCAGTCCTTTTGACTTTGAAAACTATGTGGCTGGCATACCAGTTTTTGTATATGATA from Caldicellulosiruptor kronotskyensis 2002 encodes the following:
- the aroE gene encoding shikimate dehydrogenase — its product is MKKLFLIGKSLKHSISPFIHNRILSEFDIDAIYSNLELLDTEKLKEFVEMVRKDEDVVGFNITIPYKEDILKFCDEVSEDVRIIKAANTVKKENEKLLAYNTDWIGFKRSLEDMEVDVKDKKILVLGSGGAAKACIYGLYRMGAEEVFVANRTYEKAESLKETFQNILKIVPVEWIRRYEFKYDIIINTTSVGMFPNIESSPFDFENYVAGIPVFVYDMIYNPLKTAFLKEAEKKGIKIENGLKMLVYQAIEAEKIWFDIVNLSPNFLLEILNDTEKNFGLGIYKVIG
- a CDS encoding YqeG family HAD IIIA-type phosphatase, translating into MLKKFKPDMICKSILDIDLETLLKRGINYLIIDIDNTIVAWGEFEVRDEIIEWLEKAQKMGFKICLVSNNQKDRVKKIESMLGIPAIYNAKKPLKSGFLKASQLLHQGKKNNQTAVIGDQFFTDVIGAKRLKLFVILVRPMKEKEFFVTRINRIFEKKILKYYEKDERE